Within the Deltaproteobacteria bacterium genome, the region CTGGCGAAGGTGGTAGGAACGTTGCCGTACTGCGCGTACCCCAGCAAATTCTGGGTGTGGATGATGTTCGTGTTCTGCCAGACATTGCGGATGATGGTGTAGCCCGCGGTCGGCGCACTCTCCAACGTCCATCGTGGGCTCATCCAGGCATCGGAGATGGGGATACTCTCGACGTACCCGGACAGGTGCTCGATCGACATGTAGTTGCCGGTGGCGCGGTTCTTGATCCGCTTGCTCCCAGCGTAGTCCTCGATCAGCCAGTGAGAGGTGGTATCCGTGCTGGCCGGGCTGCCGTACAGAACATGATGTGTGCCCTGGTAGACGTGATTTGTATCCTCGTAGAGGTAGGCGCCGGTCCAGAGATTCTTGATCCGCACGTAGCTTGGCACGAGCGGCGCGTCCTCCAAGAGCCACTGGGCGCTCGAGAGACTTGTAGGGACGTTGCCGTACTTCGCGTACACCTGCGGATCCTGGAGGTAGATGATATTCGTGTTCTGCCAGACGTTGCGGATGATGGTGTAGCCTGCGGTCGGCGCGTTCTCCAACGTCCAACGGGGACTCATCCAGGCATCCGAGACGGGAATACTCTCGACGTACCCGGACAGGTGCTCGATCGACATGTAGTTGCCGGTGGCGCGGTTCTTGATACGCTTGCTCCCGGCATAGTCCTCGATTACCCAGTGTGAGCTCGTATCGATGCTGGATGGACTGCCGTACCGGACCTGATTGCTGGCCTCGTAGAGGTACGTGCCGTTCCAAAGAGCCTTGATCCGCACGTAGTTGGCCGCCGCGGTTGGCATGGGAGCGAAGAGGGCGGCATACATAACCATCGCGAGACAGCGCGTCGGGAATCGGCTCCCGCTGTGGCTCTTCGGCGTCGCCGCCATATCATTCCTCCTCTGCGACGTTCGCGCTGCTCAGGGCCGTGAATGAAAGGGAGACACGGTCGCTACAAGCTACACGGCGCGCGCTCACCAACCCGAGGGCAGCATGGTCCGCGCAGGCAACGGCCGTCGTGGGTGCCGTCAGCGCGAGGATGGCAGCTGCGGTCGTCACCGCGGTCGGTGGATTGGATCTTCCGGCCATCGAGTGGCTTCTCCTCCCTCGCCGGCGCCGGCGGCGAACGTCGACGGGATCTGGAGCGTGCGGGAGGCGTGAGTGTAGGCGTCCGGGGCGGACGGGAGAACTCCGTCCCGCCCCATTTTGCCTCGAATCTTCGTGGTATTCCGCCGACGTTTTATGGTGAGCATGCCGCGTCGGCGCGCGCGATGTGGATCTCGAAGCGCTCGCGGGCAAGTGGTTTCCGTCCCGTGAAGGCGGGAGGCCAGGTGGGCGTCGCGATGCGGCCCTCAGCGGCGGGTACGCCCGAGGGCCGGGCCGAGCGCAGCCTCGATGACGTCGACGATCTTCTGCAGCGATCCGTCGGCGGTCGAGAGGTCCTCGGTCGCGGTGTCCCGAGCTCCGTCCACGACCGGATAGCAGTCGCGACCTCCGTCGGATCGGAACGCGAGCCGAAACCCGTCCCCGCCGTGGGTCCGCTCTCCGCCGAGAGCACACGGACGCCGCTCGCGCGCAGCTCGCGATCGATGGCGATCGATGCCGCCTGGAGGGCCGTCTTGCTCGACGCGTAGAGCGCGACGGGAGTGCTACAAGGGCGGAAACAGCCGCGCGCCGAGGGGCGCGCGCTCGGGAGGACCGAATGGCACTACGGGGAGGATGCGCATGCGGCGCGATCCGGTACGAGCTCCGCGACCGCCCGCTGATCGTGCACGTATGCCACTGCCGCGACTGCCAGCGTATCACGGGCAGCGCCTTCGTGATCAACAACTGGATCGAGGAGAAATGTGTCGCCGCGAGCGGCGCTGCGCCCAGGTCGTTCACGCTGCCCGGCGGCAGCGGGAAGCGGCACGACGTCTTGTTCTGCGATACGTGCGGCACCACCGTATGGAGCCGCTACCACATCGTCACGAGCCCTTGCCTGTTCGTCCGTGCCGGGACGCTCGACGATCCGAGC harbors:
- a CDS encoding GFA family protein produces the protein MALRGGCACGAIRYELRDRPLIVHVCHCRDCQRITGSAFVINNWIEEKCVAASGAAPRSFTLPGGSGKRHDVLFCDTCGTTVWSRYHIVTSPCLFVRAGTLDDPSAVTPDVHIFTRSKVPWLALPKGVPAFESIYKLDDVWSRESRERLRRNAG